The segment CATCGGGGCAGGGTGCCggccccaccaccctccccGTGGGGCCTGGGGGACACTGTCCCCCTGCCGCAGCCCGGTAAGGACCCCGTGGTACTGGCGTCAGCGGTGCGTGGCAGGACCAGTGGCCGCTACGTGGCAGGACcagtggctgtgctggcatGGGTGGGATTTGGCCCAGCCGTGCCTGCCGGGGGGGCTGCGAGGTGGGAGCGGCTGCACTGCCCTGCATTTTGGGAACAGACCCGCGCAGGGCACGGGGAGCTGTGGCTGTTAGGAGAGATCAGCTGTCCTGGATTTAGGGGCTTTCTCAGGGAGTCAGAGCCCCCAGTGTCTGCCCCTGCAGCTCTGGGGTACTGCGGGGAGGGCATGGGGGCCTTGCCAGTACGTGCACCGGCCTTGGGCTGTGCACACATGCTACATTTGGACCATGCATGGACACCAGGCTCGGGCTGGCATGTGCCATGTGGCAGGCGCGGGGCTCGGCTCTGCATCCCGACTGCGGGAGCCCGGCCACCGCGTCCTCCCACGCTTGCCTCCTGCCCCAGGTGCCACAGGACGAGTGGAGAGGGTACCCAGCGGTGGGCAAGGACGGGGAGATCCCTTGCCGGCGGATGCGCAGCGGCAGCTACATCAAGGCCATGGGCGATGAGGACAGCGCCGACTCGGATGCCAGCGCCAAAGTATCGCCCAGGGCGGCCACGCGGCGAGACAGCTACCGCCGCTCTTCCAGCGCCGACCAGGCCAGGACCAAGTAAGGGCTGTTGCCTCCCAGCCCTGTCTCAGCGCcgggggcggcagcgggggcgTGGGCTGGGGCTCCCTGGGAGCTGTAGCTGCCCTTGGCAGGCACCGGGGGAGATGCGGCTGCGCTGGGCTTCAGGGTGCGACCCACTGCTGCAGCCGCGAGCaaaggctggggaggagaggcacGTTCAGAAGGAGACAACTGGGATGTGACCCAGTCCTGGCAGGTGACAGGCTGCCTCCTCATCCCCGGCACCTGCTGAGTACCCCTCTGGTGGCCCCATACCACGGGGGACACGTCCCATACCCCAGGACAGCTTTTCGGGGCAGTCAGGAGCAGGACAGTGGTGGCAGCTGGTGGCTGCGTTTCCGAATGCTCTGCTTGAACGTGTTGCTTTTGGTGCGATCCCTTCTATTCCCACTGTCTCTCATTAGGTTTGCAAGTAGGCACTATTCTGATTCATATATCTGTAACTGTCCCAGCTGCTGCACACCACCGCGAATGCTCCCACGGGGACAGGGCTACGGGCGATCCTTCACCACTGGCCAGGTAGGGTCCTATGCCACGGGCGCCGTGCGGCAGGTTGGGGCAGGGGCGATGATGGATGCTCCTCTGAGCATCTCCTGCCCCGCTCGACCCCAGCCTCACCCGCCGCTCTCCTCAGATCAACGATGAGCTCAACCACCAGTTCGAGGCCGTCTGCGAGTCGGTTTTTGGCGAGGTGGAGTCACAGGCCGTGGAGGCGCTGGACCTGCCCGGCTGCTTCCGCATGCGGAGCCACAGCTACCTGCGGGCCATCCAGGCGGGCTGCTCCCAGGACGACGACTGCCTCTCGCTCTTCTCCATGTCGGCCCCCGCTGGGCCGCCCATCACCAGCAGCATCCTGAAGCCCAGCACCTGTGAGTCCTGGGGGGTTGGTGGGGGCTTGGACGCACGAGGAACCCCCGGGTCTCCCCACCTGCTTGCCCAGACACCTGCcaagggctgcagctgcccccagccccatgcagcccctggcacaggGTGTGAGCATCCCACCCATGGGTCAGTCCTGGTCAGGGGGCTGCTCTGTTCCCCAGCACCCATCTGCcgttccttccttccctccatttctttctccatctctgccccttgctgggtgctgcagcaaCGTGGTCATTGTGGGTCTGGGGCTGGTTTCTGATCCTTTTCTGGGAATAAACATGCCAAACAGCCCTTCTGAGCTCCAGCCTGGATCTCAGCCGGCCAAGGTGCAAAccctggggggctgtgggccCCGCACtgtgggaggaggtgggcagTGCTCCCCCGGGGCCCCCATTCGCGGCGGGAAATGAGCAAGTGTCTGTGTTTTCACGCGCCTTTTCATCCTGCGCCTCTCCCACAACAGCCTTCAGTTACAGAAAAGCTCCACCTCCCATCCCTCCAGGAAccaaagccaaacccctcatcTCCGTCACGGCGCAGAGCAGCACCGAGTCCACCCATGAGAGCTACCTGCCCGGCGAGGTCGCCCGCAGCCCCGCCTGGTCCAAAGACACCACGGCCCGTTGCAACTCGGCTGAGAGCCTGGAGAGCTCCAAGGTGACGGCCGTGGCCCTCAACCTGCCTCCGGTCCAGCCCCGTGCCGCTCCCAAGCCCTCCACGCTCATCATCAAGGCCATTCCCGGCCGGGAGGAGCTGAGGAGCTTGGCTCGGCAGCGGAAGTGGCGTCCCTCCATCGGCGTCCAGGTGGGCTTCGCTCCTCCCCGAGGGCTGGGAGCCGGCTCCGAGCCTGCCCGAGTGGCGTGGGCGACGCTGAGACCCCGCACCTCACCTCGGGGCTGCCCTCCAGCGTTCTCCCTTTGCCCCTTGGCAGGTCGAGGCCATCTCCGACTCAGACACGGAGAGCAGGAGCCAGAGGGAGTTCCACTCCATCGGGGTGCAGGTGGAGGAGGACAAAAGGTACCGCgctgctgggctgagctgaGACCTGCCACACTTGCTACACTGGGGGATTGGATCCCCTGGGGCTCTCTGAGCCACCCTGCAGCATCTTGTCCCTCTCCCCTCTGGCTGAGACCCCCAGAGCTCAGCACCGTCCCTGTCCCAGGCTGGTTACCCTGGGGCAGGATCTGGCCTCCCCTTTGCCTGtgcactgtgctgctgcaaACGGCCTGCCCGGGGAAGGggcttccctgctcctgccctgtgctcgGGTCTTCTTCGCTGGGACTCAGCCCTGGGGTTTGAACATGGCCCAGGCACAGATGAAACCTTTGGGCTTTTATGCAACAACACATGATGTTTTGGCCAGGGTGGGAGCGCCGTGTGCCGGGACCTGCATGGCCTGCGGGAGGGGACCTCTGGCAACGTGCCCACGCAGCCCCGGTGCATGCTCTCCATCCTCGGTCCAGTGCTGGTAGCCATGGAAACGGGCTAAGAGCAGAGGAGATGAGGGACTGGTGGGTTGCAGCTGCTCAGGGCTGTCCCCGTGGGCCTGAATGCTCGTGGGTCCAGaccagtgtccccagccccagcctgcctgTGGGCACCCCGCACCCTGCCGTGATGGCACCCAGCAAGGggacagggcagcagggctgtccTCGCTGGCCGTGAGGATCCCCATGCGCTCTCGCTTTCCCCAGGCGAGCGCGCTTCAAGCGCTCCAACAGCGTGACGGCGGGCGTGCAGGCAGACCTGGAGCTGGAGGGCTTCGCCGGCCTGGCCGTGGCCACCGAGGACAAAGCCCTGCAGTTCGGGCGCCCCTTCCAGCGGCATTCCTCGGAGCCCGAGTCCGGCCGGCAGTACGCGGTGTACAAGACGGTGCATACACAGGGGCAGTGGGCGTACCGGGAGGACTACCAGCTGCAGTATGACACGGTGGAGGTGCCCAGGCGGGATGCCTGGATGGAGCGGGGCTCCCGCAGCCTCCCCGACTCCGGCCGTGCCTCCCCCTGCCACCGCGATGGGGAATGGTTCATCAAACTGCTGCAGGCGGAGGTGGAGAAGATGGAGGGCTGGTGCCAGCAGATGGAGAGGGAGGCCGAGGACTATGACCTGCCAGAAGAGAGTGAGTCAGGGGGGATTTGCGGGCTTGGGAGGGACTGAGGctcctgtggggctgggggtcacaGCCACAGTCCTGCAGTGCTCCCACCTTGGAACCACCTTGGAGCATCTCCCCTGCCATGGCTAAAGACATTGGGTAGGGGCAAGAAACACTGGGAGACCCTCTGGGACTAGTGGGGTCCAGAGGAGGGGGGAGGCcctgtgcaggctggggggatCCAAGCTGTCCAGCTGCCCCCGAGGGGTTGCAGGTCCCCGCCACACAGGGGAGAGGCTTTGTGCCCTGCGGGAGCGCTGACCATCTGCTCTCCCCCTGCCAGTCCTGGAGAAGATCCGGAGCGCCGTGGGCAGCGCCCAGCTCCTCATGTCCCAGAAGGTGCAGCAGTTTTACCGCCTCTGCCAGCAGAACATGGTGAGTGCCAGGCCACGGTGCCACGGGGTCGGCCATGGCAGGCAGGGAATCTCATACCTTAGCTGGTAGAGAAGGGAATCTGTGGGGGGAGAACCAGACAGAACCCCCCAGCAGTGTGGGGGTGGGATGGCtgtgtggccagcagagccGATGTCCTGCAGGCAGACGTGGATGACATCCCTCTGTCCCTGCAGGATCCCAATGCATTCCCTGTGCCCACCTTCCAAGACCTGGCTGGCTTCTGGGACCTCCTACAGCTTTCCATAGAGGACGTCAGCATGAAGTTCGcagagctccagcagctcaaggCCAACGGGTGGAAGATCACGGAGCCCAAGGTAagggcagggctctgccacTGGCACTTGTCCTCTTGtcacctctccctccttcctccccaaacACGTCTATGCCCAATCCACCACTGCCAGGCTGTCGCCAGTGAGTGCTTTTAGCAAACATTTGAAAACCAAAGATCCGGGAAAAATGAGGCTAAAGAAGGGGCTGTTCCCCCACCACGGCCTCGCAGCCGGCTTGCTAGGTGTTTCTGTGCAGTGCTGCCTGCAAAGGGCTGGGCAGGATCTCAGCTCAGGCAGGGGCAGTGTGCCCTGGGCACCTTCGTGCCCGTGCAGACGAACAAAAGGATGCTCAGCCCTGCCTCGCGACTcaggcagggtgcaggaggGGTGTGGGGCCATCTCGTTGTGGCTTTGGCGTTGCCACCCGCCGCAGCACGGTGCGCGGAGGTGCATGTGTCCCGCATGCCCACTGGCTGTGCCGAGCCCGCTGGGATGCCCGTTCCCTGGAGGTCCTGGCCCCACACCCGCCCTGAAGCCCCCATTGTCTGtgcaggaggagaagaaggTGCCTCCCCTGATACCAAAGAAGCCGCCGCGCTCCAAGGTGCACCCGGTGAAGGAGCGCTCCCTGGACTCGGTGGACCGGCAGCGGCAGGAGGCCCGCAAGCGGCTCCTGGCAGCCAAGCGAGCTGCCTCCTTCCGCCAGAGCTCGGCCACCGAGAGCGCGGACAGCATCGAGATCTACATCCCCGAGGCGCAGACCCGGCTGTGATCGCAGCCTCCGCTTTTCTACCCGGACTGGACGGCGCGGCCGTAGCTCACTGTGATGGGGGGCCGCGGGGACACCCTGGGGCAGCTCTTGGCCCTGCTCACAGCTTCTCTCTTTTCTATCTTAGACCTTTCGTGGATCCGACGGCGGGTAAACGCAAGCCCGGTTCTGCCCCGTCCCGTTGCCCCCCCGCCCGCATGCCCCTGCCAGACTCTCCCGGGGTCCGGGGCTCTCCCTCCTTCTGCTCTCCCTGGGGCCGTGTCCCAGCTCTCTGTCCCCTTCCGATCCCCCCAGCCCTTCCGCACCCCCCACAGCCTGCGTCCCAACCAAAAGAGAGGTGACCTtcagcccccggccccgccgggctggaggggagggggctgcaggcaggcccCCCGCCTCTCTGTACTCAGTGCAATCCCCCAGCGTGCAGTGGGGACAGGCCCCCCAGCCCTGGACAGGCCCGCCCAGCCCCCgcctggctgcagcccccccaatCCCGCTCCCCGGCCCTGCCGGCACAAGGCTTTGGGATGCAGGGGGGACAAGGGGCTCCCCTGCGCTGCCCCCACCTGCCTCTGGCTCATTTGCCTCAGGGCACCCAGGGCTCCTTCCCCTATATACCTATATAAATATAACCTGAGGAATAAACCAGAAAGTACACGTGGCCAGCGCTGTGTTCTGGCTGGTGGGACGGACCAGAGCAGCAGAAACCCTCGGTCACAGCAAAGCGCCCCGCTTCATCCCCATCGCACGGAGCACCACAATGCGCTTCTCCCCATCCTGCTCAGCCCTCCTTCCCCATCAGTCTGTCCCTCCATCGATctgtccttccctcctgccagcctggAGTCTGGGAGCACCTCTGCAGTGTGGCATCAGCCAGGGACGGGGGATACGGTCCCCCTGTGCCTCGCTGCCGGTGGGATCCACTTCCCTGGTGTGCGAGCGAGGCGGTAGCGGTGGGGAGACCTGCCCACAGCCCGTTTGCACCCGCGGTGCCAGGGATGGTGGTGGCTCTGCcctgggccgggctcggtgccggtgGGTGGGACGGGAGTGTGGACATGGCTGGCAGCTGCCCATTGAGTGCAGGGCTGCTAGAGATCACTCGGGGGTCACCCCTTCTCCCCAGTGCCCCGCGGGGATGGGACACCCCAGGATGGGGCTGTCATGTGCCTGGTACCCTGTGGGGCCAAGGGACAccccaggatgctgctgctcccagcaacCCCATTGCTGCATGCAGGCCTGGGAGTGGGGTGTGGGGGTCCCCAAAAGTCCCCTCCAGGGCAGAGCAGTGTCGCAGGGCAGGAGTCTGCAtctgccccatccctgtccccatccctggtcCCTCTCCAAGCATCCTGTCCCCCCAGTGTCCCTTTTGGTGTCAGAAGGGCAGAGGACCCCAACCCTGTCCCCCGCCATGCCAGCAGCCCCACGCAGCATCACCAGCCACCCCCTAGGCAGGGCCGGTGGGTGCCGGGTAGCTCCCAAATTCCATGGCCAAACCTTGCCCAGGGCCCTCGGGCAGGGCAGCGGGATTGGAGGCAGCTGGGGGGACCCAGCTTGCGCCCCCCATGTAGCAGGGGGGGCCGGGCTGAGCAGGGGGATGCCTAGATGGAGggtcccctgctctgggggtctGTTGGTGCTAAACACCTCCGGGACGGCAGCACCCACTCAGCCACCCAAAGCCCTTTCCCACCCCACTACCCCCCGCACCCCAGATTTAGGGATGTGCCTGGGAagggccccccggcccccggccaGCGCCGTGCAGTGACCGTGACATGTGGCTCCCTTTTTATTGTAACAAACCGCCGCAATTAATAAAGATGACTTTGGTTACTCCGGGCCAGCAGCCACCTCCCCGTGGGGACGCGGCCGGTGTTGGGCTCGCCTTTCCCCTGTCTGCTGCCCCTTCGTGTCCGTGGGGTGGGAGAGGCGTGTctgtggggcaggagaggggtgtctgtggggtgggagagggggtCTTACTGGTGCAGGAGCAGATCTCCCTGTGGGATAGCTGGGGGTGTCTGCAGGTCTCCCTGTGGGTCTCTCCCTGTGGATCTCCCCATGGGTCTCTTCCCATGGGTGCCCCCATGGCTCTTTCCCTGTGGGCGTCCCCATGGGTAACCCGTGGATGTCTCTGGGTGGCTCTCATCCCCGGGTCTCCCTGTGGGTCTCTCCCCATGGATCTCCCCGTGGATTTCTTCCCATAGATCTTCCCATGGCACTTTGCCTGTGGATCTCCCCGTGGGTCTCCCCGTGGGTCTTTCCATGTGGGTCTCCCCATGGATGTCTCCAGGTGGCTCTCTCCTCCCGGTCTCCCCGTGGGTACCTCCTTGTGAATCCCCCGGGGTCTTTCCCTGTGGATGCCCCCGGGGGTGTCTCCCGGTGGCTCTCCCCGCCGTGGGTCTCCCCCCCGTGGCTCTCCCTCCCCGTGGGGCGGCCTCAACCCGGGCCGCTCCTCCAGCGCCGCCCACCCCGCGCCGTCCGCCAGGGGGCAGcaccgccccgccgggccgcggGGGGGCCGCGCTACGCcgcgctcccgcccgccgccgttGACCGGAAGGGGCGGAGCGACGGCGGCGGTGGAGGCCGGGCCCAGGTGAGCGGGGCAACCCGGGGCtcgctccggctccggctccggctccggctccggctccggctccgggGGAGCCCCGCGGGGGCCGGGCAGCGGTTCCGGCGCGGCCCAGGCGGGTCCCggttccctgtgggtcactgtCGAGGCCCCGGTGCAGCCCTGCCCGGTGCGGCCTTGCCCGGCGGAGCCTCCCCCGGGCGCCGCCAGCCCGCACCCGCAGGCCTCGGCctccgcggcggggccggggcccgcTTCGTGACCGCCGCGTTTtgccccctgcagcccccggcGCCATGTGGTCCGTGCTCTGGGCCGCCGTGCGCTCCAAGGCCCCGTATGTCACGTTCCCGGTGGCCTTCgtggtggggctggtgggcTACCACCTGGAGTGGTTCCTCCGCGGCGACCCCCCGCCCGCGGCCGAGGAGGAGAAGAGCATCTCGGAGCAACGGGAGGAGCGCAAGCTGCAGGAGATCGCGGGCAAGGACCTGACCAAGGTGGTGAGCCTAAAGGAAAAGCTGGAGTTCGCCCCTCGGGCCGTGCTGAACAGGAACCGCCCGGAAAAGAGTTAATAAAGTTGTTTGGGCAAATGCGGTGCCCTGGAGAGAccggccctggggctggagggctgtgtcctgcagcactgtgctgggGACTCCCTTGTCACCTCCACATCTTCCACCAAGTCTCCCTCCCGCATTGGCCCATGCTTGGGCACTACGTGGTGCCCGCTGCTGCTCTTCACCTTCCCAGGGCCCTTCAGAGGGTCAGGGTTTGCCCACCCCACGGATACGCTGAAGACACAGCACCCAGACCTCCACCTTtgtggcagagcaggcagggagccatGATCTGGAGGTGGAGCATGTCTGAAACTCATCAGCTCTCGGCTTGTCCTGGCCCCTGAACCACGAAACCCCCTCGGCCTGGTTCTAGCCACATCTCCTTAGGTTTGGTTTCTTCCATGGCGTGAAGATAGAAGAAAGGTGGACCTGAGTGACATGGGGTCAGGGTCAGGCTAACTGCCTGCCGCAGGAGGACCTGCTGTCCCGCTTACAGCTCTCCCGTGACTTTTTGCAAACCCCAACCACAGCACCACGCTACCACGTTATGGCCACGGGAGCCTGAGCAGTGGTGGAGATCTCTGGAGAGCCCCTCTCTGCATCACCCCCAGGCTTTGCAGCAAGGATGGGGGAGGTGGAAGTCCTGGCCCTGCTTCTGTCATGGAGCTCCAAGCGTGGCAGTGGCTTTGGGCTGGCGGGTAGAGAGGGGGGAGATCTCTGCCCTGTATGGGAACAGCCAGAATAAACTTCTGTCAGTCCTTGGGCCTCTGTGTCTTCTGCATCAGCACCAGGCCCTAACTCTGGCTCAGAGCATGTTTCTGCTCACCGTGTTTTCAAGAAGCGGCCCCTTCTACAATGGGAGAAACGCCGTCGTTGTCCGTGGCTGGGCACTGACCTCAGGGCCTGGCAACAGGGTGgcgggaaggaaggagggggcgGCACTGAAATCCCAGCCATGCTGTGGTTGtgcctccctcccagctctcCCGGCCATGTTATCTGCTTCCCTCAAACTCCTTATCTAGACGAGAAGGGCCG is part of the Phalacrocorax carbo chromosome 22, bPhaCar2.1, whole genome shotgun sequence genome and harbors:
- the SMIM12 gene encoding small integral membrane protein 12, with product MWSVLWAAVRSKAPYVTFPVAFVVGLVGYHLEWFLRGDPPPAAEEEKSISEQREERKLQEIAGKDLTKVVSLKEKLEFAPRAVLNRNRPEKS
- the DLGAP3 gene encoding disks large-associated protein 3 isoform X1 gives rise to the protein MKGYHGERSQVQPSSGPRCRCIPEDCEHPADYVQHGPEGRPPYILSPSEPCSLEHPYCPVRSPSAASECPGGPLSEPPSASASSTFPRMHHAQQPYDSCDECMATAHPASKINRLPPTLLDQFEKQLPLHHDGFHTLQYPRAGGAEPRSESPSRIRHLVHSVQKLFAKSHSLEAPAKRDYNGAKMDGRGDGYHHHHHHHHHHHQSRHGKRSKSKDRKVDSRHRSKMMGWWSSDDNLDSDSSYMVSGRHAADQGTQYCVDAPESAFRDLTLKSLKGGGEGKCLACAGMSMSLDGQTLKRSAWHTMTVSQAREAYPSAGGTEKTLMLQEAKAKDRAYQYLQVPQDEWRGYPAVGKDGEIPCRRMRSGSYIKAMGDEDSADSDASAKVSPRAATRRDSYRRSSSADQARTKFASRHYSDSYICNCPSCCTPPRMLPRGQGYGRSFTTGQINDELNHQFEAVCESVFGEVESQAVEALDLPGCFRMRSHSYLRAIQAGCSQDDDCLSLFSMSAPAGPPITSSILKPSTSFSYRKAPPPIPPGTKAKPLISVTAQSSTESTHESYLPGEVARSPAWSKDTTARCNSAESLESSKVTAVALNLPPVQPRAAPKPSTLIIKAIPGREELRSLARQRKWRPSIGVQVEAISDSDTESRSQREFHSIGVQVEEDKRRARFKRSNSVTAGVQADLELEGFAGLAVATEDKALQFGRPFQRHSSEPESGRQYAVYKTVHTQGQWAYREDYQLQYDTVEVPRRDAWMERGSRSLPDSGRASPCHRDGEWFIKLLQAEVEKMEGWCQQMEREAEDYDLPEEILEKIRSAVGSAQLLMSQKVQQFYRLCQQNMDPNAFPVPTFQDLAGFWDLLQLSIEDVSMKFAELQQLKANGWKITEPKEEKKVPPLIPKKPPRSKVHPVKERSLDSVDRQRQEARKRLLAAKRAASFRQSSATESADSIEIYIPEAQTRL
- the DLGAP3 gene encoding disks large-associated protein 3 isoform X2, which produces MKGYHGERSQVQPSSGPRCRCIPEDCEHPADYVQHGPEGRPPYILSPSEPCSLEHPYCPVRSPSAASECPGGPLSEPPSASASSTFPRMHHAQQPYDSCDECMATAHPASKINRLPPTLLDQFEKQLPLHHDGFHTLQYPRAGGAEPRSESPSRIRHLVHSVQKLFAKSHSLEAPAKRDYNGAKMDGRGDGYHHHHHHHHHHHQSRHGKRSKSKDRKVDSRHRSKMMGWWSSDDNLDSDSSYMVSGRHAADQGTQYCVDAPESAFRDLTLKSLKGGGEGKCLACAGMSMSLDGQTLKRSAWHTMTVSQAREAYPSAGGTEKTLMLQEAKAKDRAYQYLQVPQDEWRGYPAVGKDGEIPCRRMRSGSYIKAMGDEDSADSDASAKVSPRAATRRDSYRRSSSADQARTNCCTPPRMLPRGQGYGRSFTTGQINDELNHQFEAVCESVFGEVESQAVEALDLPGCFRMRSHSYLRAIQAGCSQDDDCLSLFSMSAPAGPPITSSILKPSTSFSYRKAPPPIPPGTKAKPLISVTAQSSTESTHESYLPGEVARSPAWSKDTTARCNSAESLESSKVTAVALNLPPVQPRAAPKPSTLIIKAIPGREELRSLARQRKWRPSIGVQVEAISDSDTESRSQREFHSIGVQVEEDKRRARFKRSNSVTAGVQADLELEGFAGLAVATEDKALQFGRPFQRHSSEPESGRQYAVYKTVHTQGQWAYREDYQLQYDTVEVPRRDAWMERGSRSLPDSGRASPCHRDGEWFIKLLQAEVEKMEGWCQQMEREAEDYDLPEEILEKIRSAVGSAQLLMSQKVQQFYRLCQQNMDPNAFPVPTFQDLAGFWDLLQLSIEDVSMKFAELQQLKANGWKITEPKEEKKVPPLIPKKPPRSKVHPVKERSLDSVDRQRQEARKRLLAAKRAASFRQSSATESADSIEIYIPEAQTRL